DNA sequence from the Cucumis melo cultivar AY chromosome 6, USDA_Cmelo_AY_1.0, whole genome shotgun sequence genome:
gagggccccttacataatggctccagctgagctaaaggagctgaaggtATAGCTGCtggagttgctggacaagggtttcattcgacccagtgtgtcaccttggggagcaccagtgttgtttgtgaagaagaaggatgggtcaatgcgcctttgcattgactacagagagcTGAACAATAATACAATCAAGAACCgttaccccttgcccaggattgataaTTTGTTCGATTAGTTGCAATGAGCCTCCGTCTTTTTTAAGATCTATCTGTGaccaggctatcaccagttgaggatcaaggatagtgatattcctaagaccgCTTTCCATTCCAGATACGGGCACTACGAGTTCATCGTGATGTCGTTTAGTTTGACTAATGCTCCTGCGatattcatggacttgatgaacatggtgtttaaggatttcttagacacgttcgtcatagttttcattgactACATTTTGATTTACTCCAAGACTGAGGCCGAGCATGAGGAACATTTGTACCGGGTCTTGGAGTCTCTTCGAGCCAATAAGTTGTACGCCAAGTTCtccaaatgtgagttctggctgaagaaggtgactttccttggccacgtggtttccagtgagggagtttctgtggacCCAGCAACGATCGAAGCGGTTACCAGTTGGCCTCGACTGTCTACAGTTAGCGAGATTCGttgtttcctgggtttggcaggttactacaggaggttcgtggaagacttctctcgtatagccagtcccttaactcagttgaccaggaaggggactccttttgtttggagcccagcttgcgaggGTAACTTCCATGATcttaagcagaagcttgtgtctgcaccagtcctgacagtgccggATGGATCGGGAGCTTtgtgatctacagtgatgcttctaagaaagGACTGGGTTGTGTGCTGATGCAGCAGAGCAGGGTAGTTGCTTATGCttcccgtcagttgaagagtcacgagcagaactaccctacccatgacctagagttggcagcagtggtttttgcactgaagatatggagacattacctgtacggtgagaagatacaaattttcactgatcataagagcctaaagtacttcttcacctagaaggagctgaacatgagacagagaagatggcttgagttggtgaaggaGGATAATTGCAAGAttctgtaccacccaggtaaggcaaatgtaGTAGATGATGCGTTGAgcaggaaggttgcacattcagcagcgcttatCACGAAGCAGGCCCCCTTACTCaaagattttgagagagccgagattacACTCTCAGTAGGGGaggttacctcacagttggctcagttgtcagtgcaGCCGACCTTaagacagaggattattgtcGCTCAGCTAAAGGATCCCTATctggtcgagaagcgtcgttTGGTAGAGATAGAGCAAGGTGAGGATTTCTCTATATCCTCTGACGACGGCCTTACATTTGAGGGACGTTTGTGCATGTCAGGAGACAGTGCagtcaagacagagcttttgtctgaggctcacagttctccatttactatgtaccctggaagtacgaagatgtaccaagacttgaggtgtgtctattggtggaggaacatgaagagagaagtggcagattttgtcagtagatgcttggtatgccagcaggtgaaggcacctagacagaggccagcagggttgttgcaacccttgagtgttcCAAGATGAAAAtaggagagtgtgtcgatggacttcattacagaACTGCCCAGGACTTTAAAGGGttatacagtgatctgggttgttgttgacagactcacgaagtcagcccactttgttccagggaaatccacttacattgccagtaagtggggacagttatatatgaccgagatagtgagactgcatggagtgcCTGTATCTAtcgtttctgacagagatgctcgtttcacatcgaagttctgaaAAGGACTTCAGCTTGCATTGGGCACaaggttagacttcagcacagcttttcatcctcagactgatcgtcaaacagagaggttgaaccagattttggaggacatgctgcgagcctatgtgctagagtttttggggagttgggactcccattttcatttgatggagttcgcctataacaACAGTTATCAGGCCACCATTGGTATGACGTCGTTTAAAGCTCTGTATGGTAGGTGTTGCAGGTCTCCTGTCTGTTAGGGGGAGATAGGCGAACGACGACTGCTAGGTCCCGAATTAGTGCAgaccaccaatgcagccatacagaagattagagctcgtatgttgacagcacaaagcagacagaagagttatgctgatgttcggtgtaaggatctcgagtttgacgtggaagacatggtttttctgaaggtGGCATCGATGAAGgttgttctgaggttcgagaagaaggggaagctaagtccacgttttgtaAGGCCATTTGAGGTACtagagcggattggccctgtaacTTATCTcttggcgttgcccccatctctttctgcagtgcatgatgtattccatgtctccatgctgaggaagtaTGTCGGAGATCCGATGCATgtagtggacttcgagccaTTGCAACTtagtgagaacttgagctacgaggagtaACCTATTGAGATTTtagcaagggaggtcaagaggCTCCGTAATCGAGGAATTGCACTGGTCAAGGTTCTTTGACGAAACCacggagttgaagaggccacatggaAGAGCGAaaaggacatgagagcccagtacctcGAGCTGTTCGAgaattagaactttcgaggatgaaagtttttcaaaggagggaagattgtaacgccccaaaatttagaatttaattttattatcttaagtacAATTATTGGAACTTTGGACGTAATTAAGGAAACatgattaatgaaattttggtggtgaaattaattaagtttgaggataaaataatttctttaattGGATAATTAAATTTGGTAAGGTCATTTGTTGAAGACAAGAAAAGTGAGTTGATGggagagaaaaattgaattattttggtttaagatAATGTGATACTTTGTtaggaaaatatatatatagataataaAGGGATTTAGTGGGATTTAGTGAACAAAGAGAAAATTGGTTTTGGGTGGTTTGAattaaggaaaaggaaaagggaatTTAATATTGGGTTATATTTTTGTATAAACGAGCCTTAGAACCTGCACAAAAATCATCACCTTCTTCTTTGAGAAAAAAACAGAAAGAGAAAACCCTAattggaaaccctagccgccgccaaaCCCGTCGCCGCCGTGACCACTCTGAGCCTCCACAAGCAGTCGTCACTCGTCGCGCCTCCGTCGAACAGTCGTCCGCGACCCAGACAAAGCGTTCGTCAACCCGCACCCGCACCTGTGTGCGCCGTAGTCGAGCCACCCTGCACACGCCCGAGTCGATCTCTGCTTCCTAGCCGAGCCAATCTCTGCTTCCTAGTCGAGCCAATTTCTGctttcaagccgagccgattcgCCTGTTTTGAGCCGCCAACCCTATTGTTTGTTCTTTCCATCTATTTTTGGTAAGGTTGTTGGATTTTTGGCATTCCCAGCAAAGACTTGATTTTGAACCTAAATAAgttaatttggattaaattaaattatttctcttaaggaacatctTGGACCAATTGGTTTTTGGAGCATTGGATTTCTTTAGTAAAGGCTcaagcgttgcaacctcgacctagggtaagtcatcTCAACTGAATTTTTGGGTCTTTGGTCATTTGGtgaattaattataaaaattggcgttattaaacatttaggacctcactgcttggaaagcgtgacTTTAGAACTCGTTGAACAAATtcctaggtaagagattctactactagctctacgcaTAGAATTAAGAGATGGCATACATTCTTGGTTATGCACATTGATGACTAGACTGCATAGCGACATATGATTTGATgaggatatgatatgatatactgatgtgatttgatgtgatgatatgacatgatgttGTGTTATGATATGATATTATGTTTTGATGTGAGgatgtgacatgatgacgtgatgatgctatgttatgtgtatgctatggttagggtgcatgttagcttagcctattagagtcgtacctgcatgggtgtccttcgggatcaccacctatttaggactgcgcaGTCCGatgggaccgccagtctggcatggatatagatatgattcgagtgattcgacgggatcctcgcagtccgattgtcttagtgATTCCTCCGGGTACGCTACAAACCAGTTTGCCCTAGGTGTTCTCTTGGGTCACCGAAGACCAtattttgttcctacgggagcacatgttgcacgtgttcgggaacgtgccagttattgggtaccattttcaggactttAACAGGAAGTTAataggcacctagcgggactagtagtgggtcccttactgagtatttttatactcactctttccattttaTGTTTCAGGCAGGGGCAGAGGttggggcaagggcaagctggcgagcgaccagaagtgaccatggcgagccatagggatctcttgcttccgctttatgtccgAGTTTAGAACTTGAGTGTTTgtctttttatttctcttttttgttatttcatttctttaaaattagatagggcccgagttaggattttaataCTTGTTTACATATCGCATATTACTTTTGATTAGGCTTTTAAATAATAAACTTTTGAGGTTTCGTTTCgttttatccaaactttacaaactttatttttctttttaaatattaacggcttcgacttagtacaaggagttgggtcgttacacgtaaagggtaatgaggtTATCCTTTATATTTAACTAAGAGATCATTTACATGTATTAAGAAGAatgtttagactttactaaatgattGTGTGATTTGCATCGCATGATCGTTTAGGCTTGATAATTGTACATTCAAATATAGTTTAGGAAATCGGTTTGACTTAAGTACGTGGTGGTCTATGATGtcttacatgatcatttagattaattgaaaaatacttgatcgtttagacattagtgtggtatatataaaaaatttcgTAAAgctatatgcacgatcttttacatttctctacacgaatgtttttatatttttatacaattgttttctgatatctatctaaacgaatacaaacattcagtcaaaagttgattaaaattaaaaagtaaaaactgtACATGTACATCAACcgaaacaaacattttatttaccaTAAGAATTTATTTGCCTAAAATTCTActacatattgttgtctaaacagtttcatgttatCCATAATTAGACAATTATGGTTTGCATTTGTTATaaggcattcaataaatttggCACAAAATATCCCGGAATCTAATGA
Encoded proteins:
- the LOC127149712 gene encoding uncharacterized protein LOC127149712; translated protein: MDNPTKAQMWLTSIEKIFRYMKCPEDQKVQCAVFFLKDRDTVWWETAERMLGGDVSKITWEHFKESFYAKFFSANVKYAKQQEFLNLEQGDMTVEQYNTEFDMLSRFTPNVVKDEEARTEKFVRDLSLHERADSSKATDKGSALGQKRKVELQSDLTPQQNLRSGGYHQLRIKDSDIPKTAFHSRYGHYEFIVMSFSLTNAPAIFMDLMNMTEAEHEEHLYRVLESLRANKLYAKFSKCKANVVDDALSRKVAHSAALITKQAPLLKDFERAEITLSVGEVTSQLAQLSVQPTLRQRIIVAQLKDPYLVEKRRLVEIEQGEDFSISSDDGLTFEGRLCMSGDSAVKTELLSERCSFHIEVLKRTSACIGHKVASMKVVLRFEKKGKLSPRFVRPFEYVGDPMHVVDFEPLQLSENLSYEE